The window TTCCTCCTTTTACGAATTCTCTCATGAAAATTCACTAAAAATTTTCAATATTTACACTATACTAAATTACTAGTTTTAGTACTAGGGTATAAGAGTATTAGTTTATATGCACTGATTCTACAGATAATTGGAAATATTTAGTTTATAACCCAAAGAAATTAGTCGTATTTTGTCGAATCCGTGCTACTTTTGTCATGGAAAACTGAATATATTAACGGGGGATTTCCGGAATAAATGTCGTATTTTGTCGATAAATTTCGCGGGACAAGGGGACAGGTTTACTGTCCCAGGGGAAATTATCAGTGACAAATGAATTATCATATCATATATAGATAGAATAGCATCCTACTAATTACTTAGGATTAGTAGGTAGAGGAATTGAAACTACAACAACACTTATGAAAAGATTTATATCCTGCTACTCAATTTATCATTCTTGCCTTCAATTGCTTATTATCCTCCTCAAATAATTGTCATACGTCCACTCCTACCTCGCTATGAATAGTAAGAGAACATACATAAGAGGGTGACAGGATGAGTACTATTAAAGGGCCTAAAGGGAAGATCATTGCAGGAAATTTACTTGAGTTTCGGGAGGATCCATTACAATTTCTAGATAAACTTCGAAGTGATTATAAAGACGTAGCAAAAGTGCGTTTTGCGAATCGAATCATTTATGTACTGATGAACCCCGATTTGGTAAAGGAAGCTCTAGTGACAAAAGCAAGCTCTTTTGAAAAATCAAATCAGTTTAAGGAAATAATGCCACTTGTAGGGGAAGGCCTACTAACGAGTGAAGGCGATGTCCATATGCGGCAACGAAGAATGATGCAACCTTCTTTTAAAAAGTCTACTATTCAAAACTATGCAGAGAGTATGAGTTCAGTTGCTTCTAAGGCAGTTGAACAATGGCAAAACCAGGATACACGCTCCATCAATGTGGATATGATGAATATTGCGTTAGGCATTATTTGTAAGACGATGTTTAGTATGGATGTGCAAGAAAGTCATGAAAGTATTGGTCAGCCAATTGATGATGCGATGCATATCGCGACGAAACGAATTCGTTCTCTTATAAGAGTCCCTTATCGGATCCCTACTTCAGAAAATAAACGATTTAAAGCGGCTATTCATATATTAGATGAAGTGGTGTATGGAATCATTGAACACCGAAGAACGTTACCCTACAGTGAATACGAGGATTTGTTAGCCATCCTGCTCAAGACAAAGGACGAAACAGACGAAAGCTATATGAACGATCAACAAATTCGTGACGAAGCCATGACTATTTTTCTCGCAGGACACGAGACAACCGCCAATGCGATGTCATGGGCACTATACTTACTAGCCACACATCCAGAAGTCCAACAGAAAGCACAAGAAGAAATTGATCGGGTCGTAGGAGATTCGTCGTTGCAGTTAGAGCACGCAGAGAAGCTTACGTATGTAAAGAACATCATTAATGAAAGCCTTCGTCTCTTTCCACCTGCCTGGTTATTTGGAAGAACAGCAATTGATGACGTGGAGATTGGCGATATTAAAATAAAAGCTGGGCAAAATGTATTGTTTAGTCCATATATCAACCACCGTTCAGAAGAATTCTTTGATCAACCTAACACCTTCATCCCTGAACGTTTTGAAGGAGACTTTCTTAAAACCATACCACCCTACGCTTATTTTCCATTTGGTGGTGGACCAAGAGTCTGCATTGGTAACCACTTTGCCATGCTTGAAGCCACAATAGTCTTAGCAACCGTGCTGCAGAAATTTACCGTTTCCCCTGTCTATCCAAATCAAACCGTAGAAGCCCAACCGTTGATTACTTTAAGACCTAAGGGGGATTTATTGCTGCAGGTAATGAGGAGGTAGCTGGGACAGGAGTTTCCCTTGGTGGGACAGAGGGACAGGTACTTTGTCCCTATTCAGCCCCTCCAAGTTCTTTCCCTTAACGAGCACATGAAAAGCCAGGAGACCGTTCCCCTGGCTTTTCGTTTCTATCCTATTAGGCCCCTAATCCCTCAATCATATTTCTCAGTTCTGTAACCTCATTGATTAATTTTAGCAACTCCGAATTCTCTAGTTTTTCCAATGCTACTTCGCCATTAACCATGGCATTTTCAATGACCCCTTTTAGCGCTTCATTTTTCTCAACAATTTGTTGGTGAATGCCCTCTGCAATGCCTGGAGGCTCTAACTGGTTAAACTCGTCTATTTCAGCTATTAGATTTGTTAACTTTGCTTCAAGCTCAGCTTTTGCCTCTGGGTTCGTCGCTGCATTCTGGATTAACTGCGGAGCTTCCTGACCAAAGCTATTCCAGGTATCAACATGCTCCATTGCTTGATTTGTATACTCTAATGAATTATTTAAATCCTCCACTACCGAACATCCCGACAGTAAGACTGCAGCTAATATTGCTAAACTGATTAGTGATTTTCTCATCTCATCAAGCTCCTTTATCATTTAAAATTCTGCCTAACTTACACTAAACATATACTTGCTACAATATAAAAAAGGCCTTTCACTAGTATCCAGTAAAAGACCTTGAAACAAGAGTCTTTGCCAGATCTAGAACGTACTGACAAAGGTCTCGCTACAATTTTAAAATTGCTAATAAAGCCGGGGATTGCTCCCGTATTGACGACTTTATTATATCGCTACTCCCCTTTGGGAATTTCATATGAACTTATATCTATATTTTAGCGTAGGTTTACATTGAGGTCAAATTGGGGAAAGTCACAATTGTATGTAAATGGTAAAATCACCGTTCTTCTTACTTTTAGTTAACGAAACCTCTGAAAAATTAATTAGTTTCAGTTATTTTATCCAAAATTTTAAATACAATTGGTTTTAAAGGATGCAATGCTTTACTTGCTATTCAGAACTGTTTATAGGTAAACAAAAATTGTGAATAAAACCATTGATTGGGAGGAAAAACATTGGATTTCAAGAAATTTTCCGACGCAGTTAAAGTAAATAATGCCATGAAGTCAGGTAGAATTAATGCAAAAGATATGGTTACGATCGTCCAGACAGCAAATAATTTTAAATCGAGTATTGTTTTACATGTCGAAAATAAAATTGTTGATGTTAAGAGCTTCCTTGGATTAACCGTATCCTTATTGTCGAAATCGTCTCCATATAAATTAGAAGTTCACGGTGACGATGAAGAAGTAGCCAAGAAAGAAATGAAAGAGGCTTTTAAAGAATATGGCATTGAGGTCGAAGTGTAAATATATAACAAATTTTATTGTAGAATGGAAAGGAGATTACTCCTTT of the Bacillus mesophilus genome contains:
- a CDS encoding HPr family phosphocarrier protein, producing MDFKKFSDAVKVNNAMKSGRINAKDMVTIVQTANNFKSSIVLHVENKIVDVKSFLGLTVSLLSKSSPYKLEVHGDDEEVAKKEMKEAFKEYGIEVEV
- a CDS encoding cytochrome P450; translation: MSTIKGPKGKIIAGNLLEFREDPLQFLDKLRSDYKDVAKVRFANRIIYVLMNPDLVKEALVTKASSFEKSNQFKEIMPLVGEGLLTSEGDVHMRQRRMMQPSFKKSTIQNYAESMSSVASKAVEQWQNQDTRSINVDMMNIALGIICKTMFSMDVQESHESIGQPIDDAMHIATKRIRSLIRVPYRIPTSENKRFKAAIHILDEVVYGIIEHRRTLPYSEYEDLLAILLKTKDETDESYMNDQQIRDEAMTIFLAGHETTANAMSWALYLLATHPEVQQKAQEEIDRVVGDSSLQLEHAEKLTYVKNIINESLRLFPPAWLFGRTAIDDVEIGDIKIKAGQNVLFSPYINHRSEEFFDQPNTFIPERFEGDFLKTIPPYAYFPFGGGPRVCIGNHFAMLEATIVLATVLQKFTVSPVYPNQTVEAQPLITLRPKGDLLLQVMRR
- a CDS encoding DUF6376 family protein — protein: MRKSLISLAILAAVLLSGCSVVEDLNNSLEYTNQAMEHVDTWNSFGQEAPQLIQNAATNPEAKAELEAKLTNLIAEIDEFNQLEPPGIAEGIHQQIVEKNEALKGVIENAMVNGEVALEKLENSELLKLINEVTELRNMIEGLGA